One window from the genome of Ensifer canadensis encodes:
- a CDS encoding ABC transporter permease: MDDMMFFTFLAALMGAAWRLATPLIFASIGEVFSERAGVLNIGLEGTMLVGAFCGFAAAFATGSIPLGLLAGVGGGMLFGLVFAFFTITIKADQIVVGAALNLLGMGLTAFLFRTYYVSTGKGIEIAQPVHIPWLSDLPFLGEAFFRQNFIVYSTILVAILATLVLNRTSFGLTLRAVGEHPKAVDVAGRNVATYRYAAVMVGTGLAGLGGAFLTLGHSNQFVEGITSGRGFIALAVVVFARWSPMGAFFVSLLFGLFYALQLMLQAQASIVVPYQVLQALPYIMTIITLVVVRGKGAAPSKLGQPYEMR, encoded by the coding sequence ATGGACGACATGATGTTTTTCACCTTCCTCGCGGCGCTGATGGGCGCGGCCTGGAGGCTCGCGACGCCCCTCATCTTCGCCTCGATCGGTGAGGTCTTTTCCGAACGGGCGGGGGTGCTCAACATCGGGTTGGAAGGCACGATGCTGGTCGGCGCGTTCTGCGGTTTCGCGGCCGCCTTCGCCACCGGCAGCATCCCGCTCGGCCTTCTTGCCGGCGTCGGCGGCGGCATGCTGTTCGGGCTGGTTTTCGCCTTCTTCACAATTACCATCAAGGCAGACCAGATCGTGGTAGGCGCGGCACTCAACCTGCTTGGCATGGGCCTCACCGCCTTCCTGTTCCGCACCTATTATGTCTCGACCGGCAAGGGCATCGAGATCGCCCAGCCGGTCCATATCCCCTGGCTCAGCGATCTGCCCTTCCTGGGAGAAGCCTTCTTCCGGCAGAACTTCATCGTCTACAGCACGATCCTTGTCGCAATCCTCGCCACCCTCGTGCTCAATCGAACCTCCTTCGGACTGACACTGCGTGCTGTGGGTGAACACCCCAAGGCCGTCGACGTCGCCGGCCGCAACGTCGCGACCTACCGGTACGCCGCAGTGATGGTCGGCACAGGTCTTGCAGGTCTCGGCGGCGCATTCCTGACGCTCGGTCATTCCAACCAGTTCGTCGAGGGCATCACCTCCGGGCGCGGCTTCATCGCGCTTGCCGTCGTGGTCTTTGCGAGGTGGTCGCCAATGGGGGCCTTCTTTGTCTCGCTGCTGTTTGGCCTCTTCTATGCCCTGCAACTGATGCTCCAGGCACAGGCGTCAATCGTGGTGCCTTACCAGGTCCTGCAAGCCCTTCCCTACATCATGACGATCATCACGCTGGTCGTGGTTCGCGGCAAGGGCGCCGCGCCGAGCAAGCTCGGCCAGCCCTACGAGATGAGGTAA
- a CDS encoding LysR family transcriptional regulator → MNITLRQLRAFIAVAELGQFNIAARNLHLTQSAVSILIRDLESEIGVRLFDRHTRMVSLTLVGQEFLPQARKILKDLELAVGDVRDNASLKRGQVTVAAAIVLAATIVPPIIARFLRMYPEISVSIRDMPEEAISPALKRNEVDIAVGTLSEEDPEITATPLLRDKLMLVCREDHRFAKRKSVRWEEMKDESLITLAAANPLRSIVEHNLIRVAPNFRPKYEVRFSTTAISMIAAGMGVAVLPENSSQLASAVHVTTIDLIEPDVMRDVSLLQRRQHSLSPAAEHLKAAFVAWAADRTGSSVRD, encoded by the coding sequence ATGAATATAACCCTGCGGCAACTCAGGGCCTTCATCGCGGTGGCCGAACTCGGCCAGTTCAACATCGCCGCAAGGAACCTTCACCTCACCCAGTCGGCGGTCAGCATCCTCATCCGGGACCTGGAGTCGGAAATCGGTGTGCGCCTGTTCGACCGCCACACGCGCATGGTGTCGCTGACGCTCGTCGGGCAGGAATTCCTGCCGCAGGCCCGCAAAATATTGAAGGACCTGGAGCTCGCCGTCGGCGACGTGCGCGACAATGCCTCGCTGAAGCGCGGCCAGGTCACCGTCGCTGCGGCCATCGTGCTCGCCGCAACCATCGTGCCGCCGATCATCGCCCGGTTCCTGCGCATGTATCCGGAGATTTCCGTCAGCATCCGCGACATGCCCGAGGAGGCGATCAGCCCGGCGCTCAAGCGCAACGAGGTCGACATCGCCGTTGGCACACTGTCTGAAGAGGATCCGGAGATCACGGCCACCCCGCTTTTGCGCGACAAGCTGATGCTTGTGTGCCGGGAGGACCACCGTTTCGCCAAACGGAAGTCCGTGCGGTGGGAGGAGATGAAAGACGAATCGCTTATCACGCTGGCCGCCGCCAACCCATTGCGCAGCATCGTTGAGCATAACCTCATCCGCGTCGCTCCGAATTTCCGGCCGAAGTACGAAGTGCGCTTCTCAACGACCGCCATCAGCATGATCGCCGCCGGCATGGGCGTCGCCGTCCTGCCGGAGAATTCCAGCCAACTCGCATCCGCCGTACACGTCACGACCATCGACCTGATCGAACCGGACGTGATGCGAGATGTCTCGCTATTGCAGCGGCGCCAGCACAGCCTTTCGCCCGCGGCCGAGCATCTCAAAGCGGCCTTCGTCGCTTGGGCTGCTGACCGTACTGGATCCTCTGTCCGCGATTGA
- a CDS encoding ABC transporter ATP-binding protein, which produces MSHKPFLRIDNIHKRFGPIIASDGVSLQIEEGEIHALLGENGAGKSVLMSMICGMVRPDAGEIVYKGAPVRFNSPREAIRQRIGMVHQHFMLVPNLTVAENYILGQGSAFRIINDMDKIHAKIRELSDRYALDVRPDALIEDLSVGEQQRVEILKALFNGIDLLILDEPTAVLTPQETDRLLGLMRDLAADGKTVVFISHKLDEVMRVSDRISVMRDGRVVNTVGVDDTDARGLARMMVGRDVGMELVRDAAAPGRLVLSVENLSCRSETGLPAVRGISLDVHAGEIVGIAGVSGNGQSELSLALAGLLPVDSGRVVLNGKDITGLDPARINACGFSHIPEDRHKHGIVLSLSLSENTILQRYDQPPFAARGMLNRRTIGTHTRDLIKRFRIKSRDENQRIGDLSGGNQQKLVVARELARNPDFILVNQLARGIDIGAMEFVMEEMLKQRDSGRAILLISTELEELFAICDRILVMCHGEILGELPPDRSRLEELGLLMAGKAADRLEQPTPAG; this is translated from the coding sequence ATGTCCCACAAACCATTCCTGCGCATCGATAATATCCACAAGCGATTCGGCCCCATCATCGCCAGCGACGGCGTGTCGCTGCAAATCGAGGAGGGTGAGATCCACGCGCTGCTCGGTGAAAACGGCGCCGGCAAGAGCGTGCTGATGAGTATGATCTGCGGCATGGTGCGACCCGACGCGGGCGAGATCGTCTACAAAGGCGCGCCCGTTCGCTTCAACAGCCCGCGCGAGGCGATCCGCCAGCGCATCGGCATGGTACACCAGCACTTCATGCTCGTGCCGAACCTCACCGTCGCGGAAAACTATATCCTCGGCCAGGGATCAGCGTTCCGGATCATCAACGACATGGACAAGATCCATGCGAAAATCCGCGAGCTCAGCGATCGCTATGCGCTCGACGTCCGCCCTGACGCCCTCATCGAAGATCTCTCCGTCGGCGAGCAGCAGCGCGTCGAAATCCTGAAGGCTCTGTTCAACGGCATCGATCTCCTCATCCTCGACGAGCCCACCGCTGTGCTGACGCCGCAGGAGACCGACCGCCTGCTTGGCCTGATGCGTGACCTGGCCGCCGACGGGAAGACTGTCGTCTTCATCTCGCACAAGCTCGACGAGGTGATGCGGGTCAGCGACCGTATCAGCGTCATGCGCGACGGGCGCGTGGTCAATACCGTCGGCGTCGACGACACGGATGCGCGAGGCCTTGCCCGCATGATGGTGGGGCGCGACGTTGGCATGGAGCTGGTCCGCGACGCTGCCGCCCCCGGTCGGCTCGTGCTGTCGGTCGAAAACCTCAGCTGTCGTAGCGAAACCGGGCTTCCGGCCGTGCGCGGCATCAGCCTTGATGTGCACGCCGGCGAGATCGTCGGCATCGCCGGCGTTTCCGGTAACGGCCAGAGCGAATTGTCACTGGCGCTTGCGGGCCTGTTGCCGGTGGATTCGGGCCGCGTCGTACTCAACGGCAAGGACATTACCGGCCTGGACCCCGCCCGCATCAATGCTTGTGGGTTTTCCCACATCCCGGAAGATCGGCACAAGCATGGCATCGTGCTTTCGCTCTCGCTCAGCGAGAACACCATCCTCCAGCGATACGACCAACCGCCCTTTGCCGCCCGCGGCATGCTCAATCGGCGCACGATCGGCACGCATACCCGCGATCTCATCAAGCGCTTCCGCATCAAGTCCCGCGATGAGAACCAGCGGATCGGCGACCTTTCCGGCGGCAACCAGCAGAAGCTGGTGGTCGCGCGTGAGCTGGCGCGCAATCCCGATTTTATTCTCGTCAACCAGCTCGCCCGTGGCATCGACATCGGCGCGATGGAATTCGTCATGGAGGAGATGCTGAAGCAGCGCGACAGCGGCAGAGCGATCCTGCTGATCTCGACGGAACTCGAAGAACTCTTCGCGATCTGCGATCGGATCCTCGTGATGTGCCACGGCGAAATCCTTGGGGAACTGCCGCCGGACCGTTCTCGCCTCGAGGAGCTGGGACTGCTGATGGCAGGTAAAGCTGCGGATCGCCTTGAGCAACCGACACCTGCGGGCTAG
- a CDS encoding FadR/GntR family transcriptional regulator yields MGLENGTTRKSLADLVFERMHRAIKSGAYKPDERLPTEHDLAAEFEVSRPVIREALRRIRDQGLIYSRRGAGSFVRAVGMKEPLGFGQLENVADLLNCYEFRLTVEPAAAAAAAARHDDASLGAIRQALELMRDATNRQSHREDADFQFHLAIARAAQNSYFSTAMEALKDHIAVGMKFHGASVKRETTGLTRVFAEHEAICDAIAAGDGTKAKQLMHDHLTGSRERLFQTTR; encoded by the coding sequence ATGGGACTGGAGAACGGAACGACACGCAAGAGCCTGGCCGACCTCGTCTTCGAGCGGATGCATCGCGCCATTAAATCGGGGGCCTACAAGCCCGATGAACGCTTGCCGACGGAGCACGACCTCGCCGCCGAATTCGAGGTGTCCCGACCGGTCATCCGCGAGGCGCTTCGCCGCATCCGTGACCAGGGCCTGATCTATTCTCGCCGGGGCGCTGGCAGCTTTGTTCGTGCTGTCGGCATGAAGGAGCCACTTGGCTTCGGACAGCTAGAGAACGTCGCGGATCTGCTGAACTGCTACGAGTTCCGGCTGACGGTCGAGCCGGCAGCAGCAGCCGCAGCAGCGGCACGCCATGATGACGCCAGTCTTGGCGCCATTCGCCAGGCGCTGGAGTTGATGCGGGACGCGACCAACCGACAGTCGCATCGCGAGGACGCGGACTTCCAATTCCATCTGGCGATCGCGCGCGCTGCCCAGAACAGCTATTTCTCGACCGCGATGGAAGCCCTCAAGGACCATATTGCCGTCGGCATGAAATTCCATGGCGCGTCAGTCAAGCGCGAGACAACCGGCCTCACGCGTGTTTTCGCCGAGCACGAAGCAATCTGCGATGCGATCGCTGCCGGTGACGGCACGAAGGCAAAGCAGTTGATGCACGATCACTTGACCGGCTCGCGCGAGCGGTTGTTTCAGACGACCCGGTAA
- a CDS encoding four-carbon acid sugar kinase family protein, with amino-acid sequence MLAIVADDLTGALDAAAPFASRGLHTEIALTVEAIPGALSEHPQVMSVNIGSREMDVVSAQQATAAALAALPPGSRLFKKIDSRLKGHIAAELDIIPFRSALVAPAIPDFGRMVRAGHVQGFGVDTPISIAEKLGRHAGNMTIPDIATAEEMSRSLQSAQESGVDLLIGARGLAEALARQMTGDAKALAAEIPEGPGLFVIGSRDPITLAQIEELRATLEPRYLPAPNGRLSDTSSDGSLITLVQAVDGDVAITSQEVSRLLAESVFPALTQAASTLLLSGGATAQAVLDKMGIKRFRLMGECMPGLGLAFANGHCIIAKSGGFGHAGTLREIAGRMLRDMG; translated from the coding sequence ATGCTGGCCATTGTCGCCGATGATCTGACCGGCGCCCTGGATGCAGCCGCCCCATTCGCCAGCAGGGGCCTGCATACTGAGATTGCGCTTACCGTCGAAGCCATCCCCGGGGCGTTGAGCGAGCACCCGCAGGTCATGTCCGTCAATATTGGCTCGCGGGAAATGGATGTCGTATCAGCGCAGCAAGCAACTGCTGCGGCGCTTGCCGCGTTGCCGCCGGGCTCGCGCCTTTTCAAGAAGATCGACTCGCGCCTCAAGGGCCACATCGCTGCCGAGCTCGACATTATCCCTTTTCGCTCAGCGCTGGTTGCTCCCGCCATTCCGGATTTCGGACGGATGGTAAGGGCCGGCCATGTACAGGGCTTTGGGGTGGATACGCCGATATCGATTGCCGAAAAACTTGGCAGGCACGCGGGGAACATGACGATCCCGGATATCGCGACCGCGGAAGAAATGAGCCGCTCGCTTCAATCGGCCCAGGAATCGGGAGTGGACCTGCTGATCGGTGCGCGCGGATTGGCCGAGGCACTGGCACGCCAAATGACCGGCGACGCAAAGGCGCTAGCTGCCGAGATCCCAGAAGGGCCCGGACTTTTTGTCATCGGCTCGCGTGATCCGATCACGCTAGCGCAGATTGAAGAATTGCGTGCCACGCTCGAGCCGCGTTATCTGCCGGCACCAAATGGCCGCCTGAGCGACACGTCTTCGGATGGCAGCTTGATCACTCTTGTGCAGGCAGTTGACGGAGATGTCGCAATTACCTCCCAGGAAGTCTCCCGTCTTCTAGCGGAAAGCGTCTTTCCAGCTTTGACACAGGCCGCCTCGACGTTGCTTCTTTCCGGTGGTGCCACTGCACAAGCCGTGCTGGACAAGATGGGGATTAAACGTTTCCGGCTAATGGGTGAGTGCATGCCAGGTCTGGGCTTGGCCTTCGCCAACGGACATTGCATCATCGCGAAATCCGGAGGATTCGGTCACGCGGGGACGCTGAGGGAGATTGCGGGCAGAATGCTCCGCGACATGGGATGA
- the pdxA gene encoding 4-hydroxythreonine-4-phosphate dehydrogenase PdxA, which yields MSNIIGITMGDPCGVGPEISVRALAEMSSADRAQTRIYGNLATLEAARSALGLDIDLSPHVVDLPIEGAPLPWGQLSPVAGDAAFRFIEKAVRDAESGAIGCIVTAPINKEALNLAGHHYDGHTGMLRSLTGSKAAYMLLASERLKVIHVSTHVSLQEAIRRATTERVLATIRAGDAHLKRTGYAAPRIAVAGINPHCGENGLFGTEDDDQIAPAVAAARAEGIDAYGPISADTVFYRAYSGAFDLIVAQYHDQGHIPIKLVAFDTAVNVSVDLPIDRTSVDHGTAFDIAGKGIADHGNMNSAIAYARKLVVGSAKQG from the coding sequence ATGAGCAATATCATTGGCATAACCATGGGCGATCCCTGTGGGGTCGGCCCCGAGATCTCGGTGCGGGCCCTGGCTGAAATGTCCAGTGCAGATCGCGCACAGACGCGCATCTATGGCAATCTGGCGACGCTTGAGGCCGCTCGGTCTGCGCTCGGCCTGGACATCGACCTCAGCCCTCATGTCGTTGATCTGCCGATCGAGGGCGCGCCGCTGCCCTGGGGCCAACTGAGCCCGGTCGCCGGCGATGCTGCCTTTCGTTTCATCGAGAAAGCGGTGCGCGACGCCGAATCCGGTGCGATCGGCTGCATCGTCACCGCACCGATCAACAAGGAAGCGCTGAACCTCGCAGGCCATCACTATGATGGCCATACCGGCATGCTGCGTAGCCTCACCGGGTCGAAGGCTGCCTACATGCTGCTCGCTTCCGAACGACTGAAAGTTATCCATGTGTCGACGCATGTCTCGCTGCAGGAGGCAATCAGAAGGGCGACGACAGAGCGAGTTCTGGCAACGATCAGGGCCGGGGACGCGCATCTCAAGCGCACCGGCTATGCCGCGCCCAGGATCGCTGTTGCCGGCATCAATCCGCATTGCGGCGAAAATGGCCTGTTCGGCACTGAGGATGACGACCAGATTGCGCCTGCGGTTGCAGCCGCGCGCGCCGAGGGTATCGACGCCTATGGGCCGATTTCGGCGGACACGGTTTTCTACCGCGCCTATTCCGGCGCTTTTGATCTGATCGTCGCGCAATATCACGACCAGGGACACATCCCGATCAAGCTGGTCGCCTTCGATACCGCGGTCAACGTCTCGGTCGATCTGCCGATCGATCGTACCTCGGTTGACCATGGTACCGCCTTCGACATCGCCGGAAAGGGCATCGCCGACCACGGCAATATGAACTCCGCCATCGCCTACGCGCGCAAGCTCGTGGTTGGCAGCGCCAAGCAAGGATGA
- a CDS encoding BMP family protein has product MKKTAFSRRSLLASIFGLALAGMIRPDIAHAEDFKMGLLVPGSVSEEGWNRIGYNALKGVEDQLGAKISYVELQQNPASFEKAFRDYASQGYKVILGHGFEFQDAALEVALDYPDTYFLISSSSIHEGNVIGLNTDTSQPFYLMGVIAAKMGQKAGLVGGMEIPPIQQAFAGFKNGARSVNPDFPISEAYIGNFTDTTAAKEAALSMISQGADFVVPNASGATVGGYQAISESGPDVRSFSIFSDFTEVAPNNILGLYVADYAQGVVEVVRSIHDGSPPTQNVVFGLKDPKVISFTFRDDGPVSVPEDIRAEVKAISAKIAAGEIKTDTQ; this is encoded by the coding sequence ATGAAGAAAACTGCATTTTCACGTCGCTCGCTGCTTGCGTCCATTTTCGGATTGGCCCTCGCCGGAATGATCCGGCCGGACATTGCGCATGCCGAAGACTTCAAGATGGGCCTTCTCGTGCCCGGTAGCGTTTCGGAAGAGGGATGGAACCGGATCGGCTACAATGCGCTGAAGGGCGTTGAAGACCAGCTCGGCGCCAAGATCAGCTATGTCGAGTTGCAACAGAATCCGGCATCCTTCGAAAAGGCCTTTCGCGACTACGCGAGCCAGGGCTACAAGGTAATCCTGGGCCACGGATTTGAATTCCAGGACGCAGCACTCGAAGTCGCACTCGATTATCCGGACACCTATTTCCTGATCTCGTCGAGCAGTATCCATGAAGGCAATGTCATCGGCCTCAACACCGATACGAGCCAGCCCTTCTACCTTATGGGCGTCATCGCCGCGAAGATGGGCCAAAAAGCGGGCCTCGTCGGCGGCATGGAGATCCCACCGATCCAGCAGGCCTTCGCCGGCTTTAAAAACGGCGCCAGGAGTGTGAACCCGGACTTCCCGATCAGCGAGGCCTATATCGGTAACTTCACCGATACGACGGCCGCCAAGGAGGCCGCGCTTAGCATGATCTCGCAGGGTGCCGATTTCGTCGTGCCGAACGCCTCGGGAGCCACCGTCGGCGGCTACCAGGCGATTTCGGAATCCGGGCCGGACGTGCGCTCTTTCTCGATCTTCAGCGACTTTACCGAAGTTGCGCCCAACAACATTCTCGGCCTCTACGTCGCCGATTATGCGCAGGGCGTGGTGGAAGTTGTGCGCTCTATTCACGACGGCAGCCCGCCCACGCAAAACGTCGTCTTCGGGCTGAAGGACCCGAAGGTCATCTCCTTCACCTTCCGCGATGACGGCCCAGTCTCGGTGCCGGAAGACATCCGCGCTGAAGTGAAAGCGATCAGCGCCAAGATCGCCGCCGGAGAGATCAAGACAGACACTCAGTGA
- a CDS encoding iron-containing alcohol dehydrogenase encodes MTIAQITLHQPRRLIVGAGTVGEVGAWAAEAGSALVIATPITAGFADRLRLSGRVTVFDAIPGEPDIATLDAALEAARRCKPDLIVGLGGGSVLDVAKLVAALWDSDQTLVDVAGPNRVAGRNTRLVQVATTAGTGSEAGIRSLITDPGKGNKIAVESPYMIADFAVLDPELTYSVPPAVTAATGVDAMAHCVEAFTNRRAHPMIDGFARMGFHLVGKYLARAVKDGTDTEAREGLMLASYYGGICLGPVNTAAGHAIAYPLGTRLRLPHGLANAIIFPHVLAFNRSVAAEKTDEVAQALGLGEALSAPELLSAARGFCSDLGIEMSLSAHGATSNDLPLYASEAHANRRLMDNNPVDMSVDEVLEVYRAAF; translated from the coding sequence ATGACAATTGCTCAAATCACCCTTCATCAACCACGCCGGCTAATAGTCGGCGCAGGCACAGTCGGCGAGGTCGGTGCCTGGGCTGCCGAAGCCGGCTCAGCACTCGTGATCGCAACGCCGATCACGGCAGGCTTTGCAGATCGATTGCGGCTTTCCGGCCGCGTCACTGTATTCGATGCGATACCCGGAGAGCCAGACATCGCAACGCTGGACGCAGCGCTCGAGGCCGCAAGGCGGTGCAAGCCGGACCTGATTGTCGGTCTTGGCGGCGGATCAGTACTCGACGTCGCAAAGCTGGTTGCCGCGCTTTGGGATTCGGATCAAACGCTCGTCGATGTCGCGGGCCCCAATCGCGTCGCCGGCCGCAACACTCGCCTGGTTCAAGTCGCGACGACGGCTGGAACCGGCTCTGAAGCGGGCATTCGCTCGCTGATTACCGATCCCGGCAAAGGTAACAAGATCGCAGTGGAAAGCCCGTACATGATCGCGGACTTTGCCGTTCTCGATCCGGAGTTGACCTATTCCGTGCCGCCGGCCGTCACGGCGGCGACGGGTGTCGATGCGATGGCCCATTGTGTCGAGGCCTTCACCAATCGTCGGGCGCATCCGATGATCGATGGCTTTGCGCGAATGGGCTTCCATCTTGTCGGCAAATATCTGGCACGCGCGGTCAAGGACGGGACAGATACCGAGGCCCGCGAAGGGTTGATGCTCGCCTCCTATTATGGCGGCATATGCCTTGGCCCGGTGAACACGGCTGCCGGCCACGCCATCGCCTATCCGCTGGGAACCAGGCTCCGCCTGCCGCACGGGCTGGCCAACGCCATCATCTTCCCACATGTACTTGCCTTCAATCGTTCCGTTGCAGCAGAAAAGACGGATGAGGTCGCACAGGCGCTGGGACTGGGCGAGGCTCTTTCGGCGCCGGAACTTCTGAGCGCTGCTCGCGGATTTTGCAGTGATCTCGGCATCGAGATGTCGCTTTCAGCCCACGGCGCGACGTCGAACGATCTGCCGCTCTATGCCAGCGAGGCGCATGCCAACCGTCGCCTGATGGACAACAATCCTGTTGATATGAGTGTCGACGAGGTGCTGGAGGTCTACAGGGCGGCTTTCTAA
- a CDS encoding adenylate/guanylate cyclase domain-containing protein, giving the protein MRSSLSADWDFERETRSILLRFVAFAILLANLLLGGGAEAEGTHFAVIICYLVISIASVMSARFLPGRSWLKTLFVVLDALLVALILYAHILGGPVTENHNVTTSSLVVAFILLNHVGLKLDRRLVLVFSGIVLVAWIGMLAVTGARHHTADAVSFVAYFFNQDLGLTVSYGFTAFAIYLLAKDHDKTRKEALLADRRRLNLSRFFSPLVVADLQEGSSALELERRNAVIMFVDLRDFTSFAETAPARQLAAVLAQYRHLVSGIIFDHGGTVDKFIGDGVMAVFGQPTAMKDDADRALACALDLVDALNDWKHQNLVGGYPALSAGIGLHYGSVVGGVLDSGCHSEFTVIGDAVNVAQRLEALTKVLGSPLVVSSALVKQLRKPAPSALWTVQNEVALAGRRLPIDIWYLQTEVDSSVPSPVAGGAKTPLQRPSLQSSPFTAPDVGIG; this is encoded by the coding sequence ATGAGATCTTCACTCAGCGCTGACTGGGACTTCGAGCGGGAAACCCGTTCAATCCTTCTGCGGTTCGTCGCCTTCGCCATACTTCTCGCTAATCTCTTGCTGGGCGGGGGTGCAGAGGCTGAAGGGACCCATTTCGCCGTCATTATTTGCTATCTGGTTATCAGCATCGCATCTGTGATGAGCGCCCGCTTCCTGCCCGGACGATCCTGGCTGAAAACGCTATTTGTCGTTCTTGACGCACTGCTGGTCGCGTTGATCCTCTATGCCCATATCCTTGGCGGCCCGGTCACAGAGAACCACAATGTTACGACGAGCAGCCTCGTCGTCGCTTTCATTCTCCTCAATCATGTTGGCCTCAAGCTTGACCGTCGGCTGGTTCTTGTCTTTTCAGGCATCGTCCTTGTTGCCTGGATCGGCATGCTCGCGGTTACCGGCGCCAGGCATCACACGGCTGACGCTGTCTCGTTCGTTGCTTACTTTTTCAATCAGGATCTTGGTCTGACGGTGAGTTATGGCTTCACCGCCTTTGCAATTTATCTCCTCGCCAAGGATCACGATAAGACGCGGAAGGAGGCTCTGTTGGCAGACAGGCGACGCCTCAATCTGTCGCGGTTCTTCTCGCCACTCGTTGTCGCCGACCTTCAGGAAGGAAGTTCGGCTCTCGAACTCGAACGGCGCAATGCCGTGATCATGTTTGTCGACCTGCGTGACTTCACCAGTTTTGCCGAGACAGCACCCGCTCGCCAATTGGCAGCGGTGCTGGCTCAATACCGTCATCTCGTTTCGGGGATCATTTTCGACCACGGCGGAACCGTCGACAAGTTCATCGGAGACGGCGTGATGGCCGTGTTCGGCCAACCTACAGCAATGAAGGATGACGCAGACCGTGCGCTCGCTTGCGCTCTCGACCTGGTCGATGCGTTGAATGACTGGAAGCACCAGAATTTGGTTGGCGGGTATCCTGCCCTAAGCGCTGGCATAGGCTTGCACTATGGCTCCGTCGTCGGTGGCGTCCTGGACAGCGGGTGTCATAGCGAATTCACAGTCATAGGAGATGCGGTCAATGTCGCCCAGCGACTTGAAGCCCTTACGAAGGTTCTGGGCTCACCGCTTGTTGTCTCATCGGCGCTGGTCAAACAATTGCGCAAACCTGCGCCATCTGCACTGTGGACGGTACAGAATGAGGTTGCGCTCGCTGGCCGGCGGTTGCCGATTGACATCTGGTACTTGCAGACCGAGGTGGATAGCAGTGTCCCTTCCCCCGTAGCCGGCGGTGCAAAGACACCCCTCCAGAGGCCTTCCCTCCAGTCCTCGCCGTTTACAGCGCCAGACGTCGGGATTGGATAG
- a CDS encoding ABC transporter permease, producing MEQVNQGARDHVYPQAAHALYRTLSQAVISAATPIAAVLVALSFGAALLWLNGFTGTDVVTVMIMGSFQDARSIGEILLKATPLILIGAGLCVAFRCSIWNIGAEGQLYVGAIAATFVGTSIDGLSVWIHAPLVMLAGALAGAAWAGIAGYLKVRFQASEIVTTIMLNYIALILTSYLVTGPMRDASAAYPQSARLVREAWTPRIVSDMRLHIGILVAIVLAVALYIFLQRSSRGFALRVVGLNPDAARYAGMDVRRNVMIAICISGAMAGLAGAFEVAGVTHRLYQNISPGYGFEGIAVALLANNNPLAAILSGGLFAMLRSGSEVLQITSQVPQVLVLVIQGIVILSVVAFAKFRGVLTSLR from the coding sequence ATGGAACAGGTAAACCAGGGAGCGCGTGATCACGTGTATCCTCAAGCAGCCCACGCTCTCTACCGGACGCTCTCGCAGGCGGTTATCAGCGCTGCGACCCCGATCGCCGCGGTCCTTGTCGCCCTTTCGTTCGGCGCGGCGCTTTTGTGGCTGAACGGCTTCACTGGGACCGACGTGGTTACGGTGATGATCATGGGCTCCTTCCAGGATGCGCGCTCGATCGGCGAAATCCTGCTGAAGGCGACGCCGCTCATCCTGATCGGCGCAGGGCTTTGTGTCGCCTTCCGGTGCAGCATCTGGAACATCGGCGCTGAGGGGCAGCTTTATGTCGGTGCGATCGCCGCCACCTTCGTCGGCACCAGCATCGATGGCCTCTCTGTCTGGATCCATGCCCCGCTCGTCATGCTGGCGGGCGCGTTGGCCGGCGCCGCCTGGGCCGGCATCGCCGGCTATCTCAAGGTACGCTTCCAGGCGAGCGAGATCGTCACCACGATCATGCTCAACTACATCGCCCTCATCCTGACGAGCTATCTCGTCACCGGGCCGATGAGGGACGCAAGCGCCGCCTATCCGCAATCGGCCCGGCTGGTGCGCGAGGCCTGGACGCCGCGCATCGTCTCGGACATGCGCCTCCATATCGGTATCCTCGTCGCCATCGTGCTGGCGGTCGCACTCTATATTTTCCTGCAACGCAGCAGCCGCGGTTTTGCCTTGCGCGTCGTCGGCCTCAACCCGGATGCGGCGCGTTATGCAGGCATGGACGTCCGCCGCAACGTGATGATCGCCATCTGTATCAGCGGCGCGATGGCCGGGCTTGCCGGCGCCTTCGAGGTCGCGGGTGTCACCCACCGGCTCTATCAGAACATCTCACCGGGCTACGGCTTCGAAGGCATCGCCGTGGCGTTGCTCGCCAACAACAATCCCCTGGCCGCGATCCTGTCGGGCGGGCTCTTCGCGATGCTCCGGTCCGGCTCTGAGGTCCTCCAGATTACATCGCAGGTCCCGCAGGTTCTCGTCCTCGTCATTCAGGGCATCGTCATCCTGTCAGTCGTGGCCTTCGCCAAGTTCCGCGGTGTGCTGACGAGCCTGCGTTAG